In Pelmatolapia mariae isolate MD_Pm_ZW linkage group LG2, Pm_UMD_F_2, whole genome shotgun sequence, one DNA window encodes the following:
- the znf711 gene encoding zinc finger protein 711, with product MDQGGGVLELHTQELKMPHAMIMQDFVAGMGGLAHIDGEHIVVSVPEGMLLSDVMTDEGILLEHGLEVEGLETQVVQGLETEVVESLHADVEGLEAEVVEGLQTHVVELEAQVVEGLEGEVEVEGLEAQVVESLETEVDVEGLEAHVVEGLEEEVEVEGLEAEVVEGLEVDVESLQSQGVEAHEMSTEDMVPSEHSVIMPENILGTEVAIEEALDAHHHHVLTSDLIQDANHHHDDMPDQVFVAELLSEHQDNTLDHQLVSEGLMVTEANAETIIHEELPTEAVPLQTDEDDDARSSSEDYLMISLDEVGEKLDIGDTPLEISTEVMEDKDSKEEDGSEVIKVYIFKAEADDDLGGTEVITEDDYQNGHPDLEAASSGRLGVGRDKMVYMAVKNHPKEEEDDEDDSDDDEDEDIGNTIDQVKNGAATPFLQIREGLGANRALKTKLKKKKKGETRQCQTAVIIGPDGMPLTVYPCHICGKKFRSRGFLKCHMKNHPDHLLKKKYQCTDCDFTTNKKVSFHNHLESHKLLSHNNERSPEYTEYARRYHESSPLGSDKLIVKDREPKLHHCKYCDYETAEQGLLNRHLLAVHSKNFAHVCVECAKGFRHPSELKKHMRTHTGEKPYHCPHCEFRCADQSNLKTHIKSKHGADLPFKCSHCPQAYADARELQRHIEMVQGHKTHQCPHCEHKSTNSSDLKRHIISVHTKDFPHQCDVCEKGFHRPSELKKHAETHKGNKVHQCRHCNFNAPDTFTLSRHILSLHTKDLPFKCKRCRRGFRQPAELKKHMKTHSGRKVYQCQYCEYNSTDASGFKRHVISIHTKDYPHRCDYCTKGFRRPSEKSQHIARHHKDMLM from the exons ATGGATCAAGGAGGAGGGGTGTTAGAGCTGCACACTCAAGAGCTGAAGATGCCCCATGCTATGATCATGCAAGATTTTG TTGCAGGCATGGGGGGTCTGGCTCACATTGATGGGGAGCACATTGTGGTGTCGGTGCCAGAGGGTATGCTGCTTTCTGATGTCATGACAGACGAGGGCATCCTCCTGGAGCACGGACTTGAGGTGGAAGGTCTGGAGACTCAAGTTGTTCAAGGTCTGGAGACGGAGGTAGTGGAGAGCTTACATGCAGATGTAGAAGGCTTGGAGGCAGAAGTTGTTGAAGGGCTACAGACACACGTGGTAGAGTTAGAGGCTCAGGTTGTTGAGGGCCTAGAGGGAGAAGTGGAAGTGGAGGGTCTTGAGGCGCAAGTGGTGGAGAGCCTGGAAACTGAGGTTGATGTGGAGGGTCTGGAAGCCCATGTTGTTGAGGGCCTTGAAGAGGAAGTGGAGGTGGAGGGCCTAGAAGCTGAGGTCGTCGAAGGGCTGGAGGTGGATGTGGAAAGTCTGCAGTCTCAAGGTGTGGAGGCCCATGAAATGAGCACTGAAGACATGGTGCCTTCAGAGCACAGTGTAATCATGCCTGAAAATATCCTGGGGACTGAAGTTGCGATAGAGGAAGCCCTGGACGCCCATCACCACCATGTTCTGACCTCAGACCTCATACAGGACGCAAACCACCATCATGACGACATGCCAGACCAGGTGTTTGTGGCAGAGCTGCTGTCTGAACACCAGGACAACACACTGGACCACCAGCTTGTGTCTGAAGGGTTGATGGTGACCGAGGCCAATGCCGAGACCATAATCCATGAAGAGCTGCCAACTGAGGCTGTTCCCCTACAGacagatgaggatgatgatgcaAGGAGTAGCTCCGAGGATTACCTGATGATCTCCT tggatGAAGTGGGAGAAAAGTTGGACATAGGGGACACTCCCCTTGAGATCAGCACTGAAGTAATGGAAGACAAGGACTCCAAAGAGGAGGATGGCTCTGAGGTCATAAAAGTCTACATCTTTAAAGCTGAAGCAGATGATGATTTGG GTGGGACAGAGGTAATAACAGAGGATGATTACCAGAACGGCCATCCTGATTTGGAAGCAGCTTCATCGGGCAGACTGGGAGTCGGCCGTGACAAAATGGTCTACATGGCAGTCAAGAACCATCCAAAGGAAGAAGAGGATGATGAGGATGACAgcgatgatgatgaagatgaagacaTTG GTAATACAATTGATCAAGTGAAGAATGGAGCAGCTACACCATTTTTGCAAATCCGTGAGGGACTGGGTGCAAACCGTGCTCTCAAAACCAaattgaagaagaagaagaaaggcgaAACACGGCAGTGTCAGACTG CTGTTATCATTGGACCAGATGGGATGCCTTTGACCGTCTACCCTTGCCACATCTGTGGAAAGAAGTTTCGCTCGCGGGGCTTCCTCAAATGCCATATGAAGAACCACCCGGACCATCTGCTCAAGAAGAAGTATCAGTGTACAGACTGCGACTTTACCACCAACAAGAAAGTCAGCTTTCACAACCACTTGGAGAGTCATAAGCTCCTGAGCCACAACAATGAGCGATCTCCAGAGTATACCGAGTACGCGCGGCGCTACCATGAGTCTAGCCCACTGGGCTCAGACAAGCTCATTGTCAAGGATCGTGAGCCCAAACTGCATCACTGCAAGTACTGCGATTATGAAACAGCTGAACAGGGCCTGCTCAACCGTCACCTGCTGGCTGTGCACAGTAAGAActttgcacatgtgtgtgttgaGTGCGCCAAAGGCTTCCGTCACCCATCGGAGCTGAAGAAACACATGCGCACCCACACAGGCGAGAAGCCCTACCACTGCCCGCACTGCGAGTTCCGCTGTGCAGACCAGTCCAACTTAAAGACTCATATCAAGAGCAAGCATGGCGCAGATCTGCCTTTCAAGTGCAGCCACTGTCCCCAGGCTTACGCTGATGCACGGGAACTGCAGCGCCACATAGAGATGGTGCAGGGGCACAAGACCCACCAGTGCCCGCACTGTGAGCACAAGAGCACCAACTCCAGTGACCTGAAGAGGCACATTATTTCAGTTCACACCAAGGACTTCCCCCATCAGTGTGACGTGTGCGAGAAAGGCTTTCACAGGCCCTCAGAGTTGAAGAAACACGCGGAAACACACAAAGGCAACAAAGTGCACCAGTGCCGGCATTGTAACTTCAATGCACCCGACACTTTCACCCTGAGTCGCCATATCCTATCCCTGCATACGAAGGACCTACCCTTTAAGTGCAAGCGCTGCCGGCGAGGCTTCCGGCAGCCCGCCGAGCTGAAGAAGCACATGAAGACGCACAGTGGTAGAAAGGTATATCAGTGCCAGTATTGTGAGTATAACAGTACGGACGCTTCTGGCTTCAAACGCCACGTCATCTCTATCCACACAAAGGACTACCCCCACCGCTGCGACTACTGCACCAAGGGCTTTAGGAGGCCTTCAGAGAAGAGCCAGCACATAGCCAGGCATCACAAAGACATGTTGATGTAA